One window from the genome of Anolis sagrei isolate rAnoSag1 chromosome 4, rAnoSag1.mat, whole genome shotgun sequence encodes:
- the PRKAB2 gene encoding 5'-AMP-activated protein kinase subunit beta-2 has product MGNTTSERVSGERHSSKSHRSDGSSSSQHAKDHSNKIMVGSTDDPNVFSTHESKLPGEKEFVSWHHDLDESVKPYQQARPTVIRWTDGGKEVFISGSFNNWSAKIPLIKSHNDFVAILDLPEGEHQYKFFVDGQWVHDPSEPVVTSQLGTINNLIHVKKSDFEVFDALKVDSLESSETSCRDLSGSPPGTYSQEMYVYRPEERFKSPPILPPHLLQVILNKDTNISCDPALLPEPNHVMLNHLYALSIKDGVMVLSATHRYKKKYVTTLLYKPI; this is encoded by the exons ATGGGGAACACCACTAGTGAGAGGGTGTCTGGGGAACGCCACAGCTCCAAGTCTCATCGTTCTGATGGAAGTAGCAGCAGCCAACATGCTAAGGATCATTCAAACAAGATCATGGTTGGAAGCACTGATGATCCTAATGTTTTCAGCACACATGAGTCCAAG CTTCCTGGAGAAAAGGAATTTGTGTCATGGCATCATGACTTGGATGAGTCAGTAAAGCCATATCAACAGGCTCGGCCCACTGTCATTCGTTGGACTGATGGAGGCAAGGAAGTCTTCATCTCGGGATCCTTCAACAACTGGAGTGCAAAAATACCTTTAATTAAAAG cCACAATGACTTTGTTGCTATTCTGGACCTTCCTGAAGGGGAACACCAGTATAAATTCTTTGTGGATGGCCAGTGGGTTCATGATCCGTCTGAG CCAGTGGTGACTAGTCAGCTGGGGACAATTAACAATCTGATTCATGTCAAGAAGTCTGACTTTGAAGTGTTTGATGCTTTAAAGGTGGACTCCCTGGAAAGTTCAGAGACTTCTTGTCGAG ACCTTTCAGGCTCTCCTCCTGGAACATACAGCCAAGAAATGTACGTTTATAGGCCTGAGGAACGTTTCAAATCCCCACCGATTCTTCCTCCTCATCTCCTCCAGGTCATCCTTAACAAAGATACTAACATTTCA TGTGACCCAGCCCTCTTGCCTGAGCCAAATCATGTGATGCTGAACCATCTGTATGCACTCTCCATTAAG GATGGTGTTATGGTACTAAGTGCCACCCATCGCTACAAGAAGAAATATGTGACTACCCTGCTCTACAAGCCCATTTGA